A stretch of Mucilaginibacter terrae DNA encodes these proteins:
- a CDS encoding vanadium-dependent haloperoxidase, translating into MHNLKTSISILLTCITITACKQKEQSTINETEVLHQNEDQLTQLIIFDVFSPPVASRIYAYASLASYEAMRFKNDKYESIAAKLHGFSTLPQPEKNKSYNYTLAATKAFFTVTRKVTFSVDSLKGYEDKLYARFKGMLDDSTFARSVAFGDTVGKAILKRAAKDNYMQTRAKPKFIGSNAPGKWHPTPPDYLDAVEYCWGTMKTFALDSSGQFAPPPPPAYSKSKESEYFKQNMQLYDQSKKLTKEQKDIARYWDDNPFVMQHTGHMMFANKKITPGGHWIGITAIACKQAKADAVKTAQAYALTSVAMFDAFICCWQEKFKSATIRPVSVINDEIDPQWLPMLQTPPFPEYPSGHSTITRSAAVMLTKLFGDKFAFQDTSDLRYIGMQRHFDSFVQAANEASISRYYGGIHYVNSVNAGADQGKKVSDFIIQKLKLE; encoded by the coding sequence ATGCATAACCTTAAAACATCCATCTCAATACTGCTCACCTGCATTACAATTACAGCATGTAAGCAAAAAGAGCAATCAACCATTAACGAAACCGAGGTGCTACACCAGAATGAAGACCAACTTACGCAGTTAATTATATTTGATGTGTTTTCGCCGCCGGTGGCCAGCCGTATATACGCCTATGCATCATTAGCCTCATATGAGGCCATGCGTTTTAAAAATGATAAGTATGAATCAATTGCAGCCAAACTTCATGGTTTTAGTACATTGCCCCAGCCCGAGAAAAATAAATCGTATAATTATACACTTGCAGCAACAAAAGCCTTTTTTACCGTAACCCGTAAGGTCACATTCTCGGTAGATTCATTAAAAGGTTATGAAGATAAATTGTATGCCAGGTTTAAAGGCATGCTTGACGATTCGACATTTGCCCGTTCTGTTGCGTTTGGTGATACCGTAGGCAAAGCAATTTTGAAACGCGCCGCTAAGGATAATTATATGCAAACCAGGGCCAAGCCCAAGTTTATAGGTAGTAACGCCCCGGGCAAATGGCACCCCACACCACCCGATTATCTTGATGCTGTTGAATATTGCTGGGGAACCATGAAGACTTTTGCTTTAGATTCATCGGGGCAGTTTGCACCACCACCGCCGCCGGCCTATAGTAAAAGCAAGGAGAGTGAGTACTTTAAGCAAAATATGCAATTGTATGATCAAAGTAAAAAGCTTACCAAAGAGCAAAAGGATATAGCCCGTTATTGGGATGATAATCCGTTTGTTATGCAGCATACCGGGCACATGATGTTTGCTAATAAAAAAATCACCCCCGGCGGCCATTGGATAGGCATTACCGCAATTGCCTGTAAGCAAGCCAAAGCTGATGCTGTTAAAACAGCTCAGGCTTATGCATTAACTTCTGTAGCCATGTTTGATGCCTTTATTTGTTGCTGGCAGGAGAAATTTAAGTCGGCCACTATACGCCCGGTATCGGTTATTAATGATGAGATAGACCCGCAATGGTTGCCTATGCTGCAAACGCCGCCATTTCCCGAGTACCCGAGCGGGCATAGTACCATTACCCGTTCGGCAGCGGTAATGTTAACCAAGCTGTTTGGCGATAAGTTTGCGTTTCAAGATACCAGTGATTTGCGTTACATAGGTATGCAAAGGCACTTTGACTCGTTCGTACAGGCAGCTAACGAAGCATCTATAAGCCGTTATTACGGCGGTATTCATTATGTAAACAGTGTAAATGCGGGTGCCGATCAGGGTAAAAAAGTAAGTGATTTTATTATCCAAAAGTTAAAACTGGAATAA
- a CDS encoding hybrid sensor histidine kinase/response regulator transcription factor yields MKKYLLLLISAVFMFSVGAFAQGDQYQFSRLNVNNGLSHNRVTCIYKDSKGFMWFGTKSGLNRYDGYRFKVFKHNINDASSISDDYIISITTGPENKLWVKTRNGFNIYNPLTDRFEHRITATLKQYNIPDSLIVSVKNDGQGNFWFLHANNGVYKYFTATRKLVHLPHEIKSSVKAPTAPGLDLSVDSKGNAWAIYQDGTLEQVNPANNKVLKRVTDICKAYPNELIDYQLSIDNDDDLWVYAPLRSNGVFYVNPAKNIFKQLGKDVGTPILSSNIVFNVIQDDEGLVWVATDHGGVNLVNKNNFKVKVVTNRPDDNRSLSQDCITSLYRDNANIIWLGTFKKGINYYHKDIIKFPLYCRNAFGKSGLTYDDINKFIEDDKGNIWIGSNGGGLIYFNRATGKFTTYLHSDSDPQSLSNNVIASLCLDHEQKLWIGTYFGGLDWFDGKKFTHYKHSLTDTNSISDNSVWEIMEDSKNRLWVGTLAGGLNLFDKERNRFHRYLPGMPNSVPHQYVSGLLEDDKGNILVGTYQGLAVLNNRTGRFTYYKHSEGDKSSLSNDNISNIMMDSRKMIWIATNEGLSLFNSKTGKFKNFRKTDGLPDNSVLTVVEDNAHNLWMSTPNGISNMVFKSNKGHYTYDFINYDQTDGLQGKEFNEDAGLKTRNGDIIFGGANGFNLFNPRNIKSTREKPVLVLTNLQVFNKSITTGEKVNGEAILQNSITETKAITLKHNQNVVSIEFAAISFFNPAKMKHAYMLEGFDRGWTIADNQIRKASYTNLDPGSYTFRLKVAGEDGIWRNEQLELRITVLPPIWRTTWAYLLYALLVCGGLLYLRYRGIKKLKANFAVQQERQESQRMRELDLMKIKFFTNVSHEFRTPLSLILAPVSKLIGQTSQADIRKQLLMIDRNAKRLLNLVNQLLDFRKMEEHELKLNAHQANIIKFIEEAAYSFSDIAENKNITLSFVTRVELLVTSFDQDKVERILFNLLSNAFKFTPEGGKVEVYLGFSESAMPGKQYLEIKVIDNGIGIPPEKLERIFDRFFQNDTPGSIVNQGSGIGLALTREFVSLHNGTIKAESSVNGGSSFTVLLPVSAEHVLHTTDVNIQIQQTAEQQTKDSLPVKASAKVINANAKKQTILLVEDNDDFRFYLKDNLKEHFNILEAVNGKDGWQKALSLHPNLIVTDISMPEMTGTALCHKIKQDSRVQHIPVILLTALTGKDDEIKGLETGANDYLTKPFDFEILLYKIKNLLNQQVTLKKTYQKQVDLNTVASNNEVQDEKFMKDLLRIIDEHIADTEFSVEELSSHMAMSRVTLYRKVLLITEKTPVEFIKFIRIKHSAHLLQTTHLNIAEIAYRVGFNNPKYYAKTFKLEYNLLPTEYRLVMQQKKLEDQLINQ; encoded by the coding sequence ATGAAGAAATATCTGCTTTTGCTTATATCAGCGGTATTCATGTTCTCTGTAGGTGCTTTTGCGCAGGGAGATCAATACCAGTTTTCGCGTCTTAATGTAAATAATGGTTTATCGCACAACCGTGTAACCTGTATTTATAAGGATAGTAAAGGCTTTATGTGGTTTGGTACCAAATCGGGCTTAAATCGTTATGATGGCTATCGTTTTAAAGTTTTTAAGCATAACATCAACGATGCATCATCTATAAGCGACGATTATATTATCAGCATAACCACAGGCCCAGAAAATAAATTATGGGTTAAAACGCGCAATGGTTTCAATATTTATAATCCGCTTACCGACCGCTTTGAGCATCGCATCACAGCAACGCTAAAACAATATAACATACCTGATTCGCTTATTGTGAGCGTGAAGAACGATGGCCAGGGCAACTTTTGGTTTCTGCATGCTAATAACGGGGTTTATAAATATTTTACGGCTACCCGTAAACTGGTACACCTGCCGCATGAGATTAAAAGCTCTGTGAAAGCCCCTACCGCCCCCGGTCTCGATCTTTCTGTAGACAGCAAAGGCAATGCCTGGGCAATTTATCAAGACGGCACACTCGAACAGGTAAACCCAGCCAACAACAAAGTGTTAAAGCGGGTGACCGATATATGCAAGGCTTATCCTAACGAACTAATTGATTACCAGTTATCAATTGATAATGATGATGATTTGTGGGTATATGCACCTTTGCGCTCTAATGGGGTGTTTTATGTAAACCCTGCTAAAAATATATTTAAGCAACTGGGTAAAGATGTTGGCACTCCTATACTAAGCTCTAACATTGTTTTTAACGTAATTCAGGACGATGAGGGCCTGGTATGGGTAGCTACAGACCATGGCGGTGTAAACCTGGTTAACAAGAACAACTTTAAAGTAAAGGTGGTAACCAACCGCCCCGATGATAACCGTAGCCTGAGCCAGGATTGCATTACTTCGCTCTATCGGGATAATGCCAACATTATATGGCTTGGCACGTTCAAAAAAGGCATTAATTATTACCATAAAGACATTATAAAATTTCCGCTCTATTGCCGTAATGCTTTTGGAAAAAGTGGCTTAACATACGATGATATTAATAAGTTTATCGAGGATGATAAAGGAAATATTTGGATAGGCAGTAATGGAGGAGGGCTTATTTACTTCAACCGTGCAACCGGTAAGTTTACCACTTATTTACACAGTGACAGCGACCCTCAAAGCTTGAGTAATAATGTAATTGCAAGCTTATGTTTAGATCATGAGCAAAAATTATGGATAGGAACTTACTTTGGTGGGCTCGACTGGTTTGACGGCAAAAAATTCACCCACTACAAACACTCATTAACCGATACCAACAGCATTTCCGATAATAGTGTGTGGGAAATTATGGAAGATTCTAAAAACAGGTTGTGGGTAGGTACACTGGCGGGCGGTTTGAATCTTTTTGACAAGGAACGCAATCGATTTCATAGGTATTTGCCGGGTATGCCCAACTCTGTGCCGCACCAATATGTATCGGGGCTGCTGGAAGATGATAAAGGAAATATACTGGTTGGAACTTACCAGGGCTTAGCTGTGTTAAATAACCGTACCGGTCGTTTTACCTACTATAAACACAGCGAGGGCGACAAAAGCAGCCTGAGCAACGACAATATTTCCAACATAATGATGGATAGCCGGAAAATGATCTGGATAGCCACTAATGAAGGATTGAGCTTGTTTAACAGCAAGACAGGTAAATTCAAGAATTTTCGTAAAACCGATGGCCTGCCTGATAATTCGGTACTTACCGTTGTTGAAGACAATGCCCACAATTTATGGATGAGTACGCCAAACGGCATCTCTAATATGGTTTTTAAATCAAACAAAGGCCATTACACGTACGATTTTATTAATTACGATCAAACCGATGGCTTGCAGGGCAAAGAGTTTAATGAAGATGCCGGCCTTAAAACCCGCAATGGCGACATTATATTTGGAGGCGCCAACGGCTTCAACTTGTTTAATCCCCGCAATATTAAATCCACACGCGAAAAGCCGGTACTGGTTTTAACCAATCTACAGGTTTTTAATAAAAGTATTACCACGGGTGAGAAAGTAAATGGAGAGGCCATACTGCAAAATTCCATTACCGAAACCAAGGCCATTACCTTAAAGCATAATCAAAACGTAGTTTCGATCGAATTTGCTGCCATTAGCTTTTTCAACCCGGCAAAAATGAAGCATGCCTACATGTTGGAAGGGTTTGATAGGGGTTGGACCATTGCCGACAACCAAATTAGAAAAGCCAGCTACACTAACTTAGACCCTGGTTCGTACACCTTCAGGCTCAAAGTAGCCGGCGAAGATGGTATTTGGAGAAATGAACAGCTTGAGCTCCGCATCACAGTTTTACCACCAATATGGCGTACCACCTGGGCTTATTTATTGTACGCGCTATTGGTTTGCGGAGGGCTGTTGTATTTAAGATACAGGGGTATTAAAAAGCTGAAAGCTAATTTTGCCGTTCAACAGGAAAGGCAGGAATCGCAGCGCATGCGCGAACTCGACTTAATGAAAATTAAATTCTTCACCAATGTAAGTCACGAGTTCAGAACACCATTGTCGTTAATTTTAGCCCCGGTAAGTAAACTGATAGGTCAAACCAGCCAAGCTGATATACGTAAGCAACTCCTGATGATCGATAGGAATGCCAAGCGCCTGCTTAACCTGGTAAATCAGTTGCTCGATTTCAGGAAGATGGAAGAGCACGAACTAAAGCTCAATGCGCATCAGGCAAACATTATTAAATTTATTGAAGAAGCCGCCTACTCGTTTTCAGATATAGCCGAAAATAAGAACATCACATTAAGCTTTGTTACACGGGTGGAATTGCTCGTTACCTCGTTCGACCAGGACAAGGTAGAGCGCATCTTGTTCAACCTGTTATCTAACGCATTTAAGTTTACACCCGAGGGCGGCAAAGTGGAGGTGTATTTAGGCTTTAGCGAAAGCGCTATGCCTGGCAAGCAGTATCTGGAAATTAAGGTAATTGATAACGGCATAGGTATACCGCCCGAAAAGCTGGAAAGAATATTTGACAGGTTTTTTCAAAACGACACACCGGGCTCAATTGTGAACCAGGGCAGTGGGATAGGGCTGGCCCTAACGCGCGAATTTGTTAGCCTGCACAACGGTACCATTAAGGCCGAAAGTTCGGTAAATGGAGGTAGCTCGTTTACCGTATTGCTGCCCGTAAGTGCTGAGCATGTTCTGCATACCACAGATGTAAATATCCAAATACAGCAAACCGCAGAGCAGCAAACCAAAGATAGTTTACCAGTAAAAGCATCTGCAAAGGTTATTAATGCCAACGCCAAGAAACAAACCATATTACTTGTTGAGGATAATGATGATTTCAGGTTCTATTTAAAAGACAACCTAAAAGAACACTTCAACATACTGGAAGCGGTGAATGGTAAGGATGGCTGGCAAAAAGCACTATCGTTACATCCTAACCTTATTGTTACTGATATAAGCATGCCCGAAATGACCGGTACTGCTCTTTGCCATAAAATTAAGCAAGATAGCCGTGTGCAGCACATCCCGGTTATTTTATTAACGGCTTTAACCGGAAAAGATGATGAGATCAAAGGTTTGGAAACCGGTGCGAATGATTATTTGACCAAGCCGTTCGACTTTGAGATACTTTTGTATAAGATCAAGAACCTGCTTAACCAACAGGTAACACTTAAAAAAACCTATCAAAAGCAGGTAGATTTGAATACGGTGGCCAGCAATAACGAAGTGCAGGACGAAAAATTCATGAAAGACCTGCTCCGGATTATTGACGAGCACATTGCCGATACCGAATTTTCTGTAGAAGAATTGAGCTCACACATGGCTATGAGCCGGGTAACCCTGTACCGTAAGGTATTGCTCATTACCGAAAAAACGCCTGTTGAATTTATCAAATTTATCCGCATTAAACATAGTGCCCATTTGCTGCAAACCACGCATTTAAATATAGCGGAGATAGCCTACCGGGTTGGCTTTAATAATCCTAAATATTATGCAAAAACTTTCAAGCTGGAGTATAATTTGCTGCCAACCGAATACCGGTTAGTAATGCAACAAAAGAAACTGGAAGACCAGTTGATAAACCAGTAA
- a CDS encoding glycoside hydrolase family 3 C-terminal domain-containing protein has translation MIYQNTTKCLVACAVLLFTFNQGRAQTNAAKALDQKISGIIKKMTLEEKIEMLHGNALFSSAGVKRLGIPELTCDDGPLGVREEVLRFDWKSANWTTDSATFLPNGSAIAATWNPAMARHYGVILGEEANARKKIVMLAPAFNICRVPLNGRTYEYYSEDPFLNAQLAIQAVKGIQSQHVAACIKHYAVNNQEVNRNTVNAIVDERTLHEIYLPAFKAGIQQGNAYTIMSAYNKVNGKWCSENDYLLNQVLKKEWGFKGAVISDWAGTHNTVAAANAGLDIEMGSSGPYDQWYFAKPLLAAVKAGKVSQKTIDEKVRRILWVMYHTSMSANHQAGSISTPAHHRGAYNIASESIVLLKNDKTLLPLNIKSIKSIAVIGDNATRTFALGGFGAGVKAKYEITTLAGLKNRLGKTADIRFAQGYKANWLASKTLEQNAGYDKPDHALIEEAVALAKTTDIAIVCIGSNREYESEGNDRKDLTLPFAEQELVDAVTKANPNTIIVVTAGAPYDLNKIKKNNHTIVWSWFNGSEGGNALADVLVGKVNPSGKLPFTFPAELNDSPAFALDTYPGKDETAPYKEGILVGYRWFDTKKIAPLYCFGYGLSYTKFDYLNIKTDKKSYNRGQNIAVTVNIKNTGKYAGMETVQLYISKNKSAVQRAEKELKAFKKIMIKPGQTLNTVLNIPVSDLAYYDVKSKKWIAEAGTYTVNAGSSSRDIRKVASVQIIN, from the coding sequence ATGATTTACCAAAATACTACCAAATGCCTGGTGGCTTGTGCCGTTCTGTTATTTACTTTTAACCAGGGCCGGGCTCAAACCAATGCAGCAAAGGCCCTCGATCAAAAAATTTCAGGCATTATAAAAAAAATGACCCTGGAGGAGAAAATTGAAATGTTGCATGGCAACGCGCTATTTTCTTCGGCAGGTGTTAAACGGTTAGGCATCCCTGAGCTTACTTGTGATGATGGTCCTTTAGGTGTCCGCGAGGAGGTATTGCGCTTTGATTGGAAATCGGCCAACTGGACAACCGACTCGGCCACTTTCCTGCCCAATGGATCGGCAATTGCAGCCACCTGGAACCCGGCTATGGCTCGCCACTACGGTGTAATATTAGGAGAAGAGGCCAATGCCCGTAAAAAGATAGTGATGTTGGCACCAGCTTTTAACATATGCCGCGTGCCGCTAAACGGACGTACCTACGAATACTATTCTGAAGACCCGTTTCTGAATGCACAATTAGCTATACAGGCAGTAAAAGGCATACAAAGCCAGCATGTGGCAGCTTGTATAAAGCATTATGCCGTAAACAACCAGGAAGTGAACCGTAATACCGTTAACGCCATAGTTGACGAGCGCACCTTGCACGAAATTTACTTGCCGGCCTTCAAAGCGGGCATACAACAGGGAAATGCTTATACCATTATGTCGGCTTATAATAAGGTGAACGGCAAATGGTGCTCTGAAAATGATTACCTACTTAATCAGGTGTTGAAAAAGGAGTGGGGCTTTAAAGGTGCTGTTATATCAGACTGGGCCGGTACACACAATACCGTTGCTGCCGCTAATGCCGGGCTTGATATTGAAATGGGTTCGAGCGGTCCGTACGACCAGTGGTATTTTGCCAAGCCGCTGCTGGCTGCAGTTAAGGCAGGTAAAGTTTCGCAAAAAACCATAGATGAAAAGGTACGCCGCATTTTGTGGGTAATGTACCATACCTCAATGAGCGCTAATCATCAGGCAGGCAGCATTAGTACGCCGGCCCATCACCGTGGAGCCTACAACATTGCTTCAGAATCTATCGTGCTTTTAAAGAACGACAAGACCTTACTTCCACTGAATATAAAAAGCATTAAAAGTATTGCCGTTATTGGCGATAATGCAACCCGTACCTTTGCCTTAGGTGGTTTTGGAGCAGGTGTAAAGGCCAAGTATGAAATAACCACTTTAGCCGGATTGAAAAATAGGTTAGGTAAAACCGCCGATATACGCTTTGCACAGGGCTATAAAGCCAACTGGCTGGCCAGTAAAACCCTTGAACAGAATGCCGGATACGATAAACCCGACCACGCTTTAATTGAAGAGGCTGTTGCATTGGCTAAAACCACTGATATTGCCATTGTTTGCATTGGCTCAAACCGCGAATATGAAAGCGAAGGCAACGACCGCAAAGACCTGACGTTACCGTTTGCCGAGCAGGAACTGGTAGATGCGGTAACTAAGGCAAACCCCAATACCATTATTGTAGTAACAGCAGGTGCTCCTTATGATTTAAACAAGATCAAAAAAAACAACCATACCATTGTGTGGTCGTGGTTCAACGGTTCGGAAGGGGGTAATGCGTTGGCCGATGTATTGGTGGGCAAAGTAAATCCATCAGGTAAGCTACCTTTTACTTTCCCTGCGGAGTTAAATGACTCGCCTGCATTTGCTTTGGATACTTACCCGGGTAAAGATGAAACCGCACCTTATAAAGAAGGCATTTTGGTAGGATACCGTTGGTTCGATACCAAGAAGATAGCCCCGTTGTATTGCTTTGGTTACGGCTTGTCTTACACCAAATTCGATTACCTGAATATTAAAACAGATAAAAAATCGTACAACCGGGGGCAAAACATAGCAGTAACCGTTAATATTAAAAATACAGGAAAATATGCCGGTATGGAAACGGTTCAGCTTTACATCAGCAAAAACAAGTCGGCGGTACAAAGAGCCGAAAAGGAGCTGAAAGCTTTCAAAAAGATCATGATCAAACCGGGGCAAACCTTAAACACCGTGCTCAACATACCGGTGAGCGACTTGGCCTATTATGATGTAAAATCTAAAAAATGGATTGCCGAAGCTGGTACTTACACGGTGAATGCAGGTTCATCTTCAAGAGATATAAGAAAAGTTGCTTCAGTGCAAATTATAAACTAA
- a CDS encoding glycoside hydrolase family 31 protein, which produces MLTFVLLSHHISASVRTYKKEADGVTFMLDKGIMKVKICRADIIQVSYSTLNVLPVFNSLVVNAQFNVPVNFTLNQTAQDVVINTGKIILKVDRTSNAIAYYTLAGQLITSEDKEQNKQMTAQTVAGIETYSCSTQFTSPANEGLYGMGCHPLDTLSINYKGRNQDMAIKYLTGAIPVLLSTKGYGIFWDNYSASQFYGAEAGNTKFKYVSESGKQVNYYFFYGPDFDQIINSYRIATGKAPMFPKWSFGLFQSQDRYMSQTEIISVKNKYRNANIPVDAIVQDWYYWDPLPIGSHVMKPERYPNPKSLVDELHKANIHAMISIWPVFGKGTPNYDALKKTGGLTNITWDNVVTHTFDTYYDAHSPQARNLYWQQARDSLVKRYGWDAWWVDQCEPDNGALLDERRKDTFWTGRGIDYFNTYSLEHTKGLYKGWRNDIANKRAFFLVRQAFAGQQRNATTLWSSDITCTFDAFKSQVPQGINACASGMPYWTSDIGGYHLGWKAADWSLPENQELFTRWFQFGVFSPIFRIHGKGERALFSNNWSDETKANLLFYDKLRYRLLPYIYSLAGQVTQNNYTIMRALTFDFRKDEKVYSIPDEYMFGPAFLVNPVTEQLYTGTNSAKGKHTRTVYLPVAAGWYDFWTGKRYNGGQQFEVDVPLTTIPLYVRAGSIVPMGPVMQYATEKPSTELELRIYPGANGKFEFYEDENDNYNYEKGHYATFTLNWNDQKHQLTISATKGNFKGMLKIRKFNIVLMKEGYGANIEADKFNKMITYKGKPLMVTVN; this is translated from the coding sequence ATGCTGACTTTCGTGCTTTTAAGTCATCATATTTCTGCTTCGGTACGCACTTATAAAAAGGAGGCAGATGGCGTTACATTCATGTTGGATAAAGGCATCATGAAGGTCAAAATTTGTCGCGCCGATATCATCCAGGTAAGCTACAGTACATTAAATGTTTTGCCGGTGTTTAATTCGCTGGTGGTTAACGCACAGTTTAATGTACCGGTAAATTTTACCCTTAATCAAACCGCTCAGGATGTTGTGATTAACACGGGTAAGATCATTTTAAAAGTAGATCGTACCAGCAATGCTATTGCATATTATACTTTGGCCGGCCAGCTAATTACCAGCGAGGACAAGGAGCAAAATAAACAAATGACTGCGCAAACCGTGGCTGGTATTGAAACTTACAGTTGCTCAACGCAATTTACATCGCCGGCTAACGAGGGTTTGTATGGCATGGGCTGCCACCCTTTAGATACACTTTCGATAAATTACAAGGGGCGTAACCAGGATATGGCCATTAAGTATTTAACAGGTGCTATTCCGGTATTGCTGTCAACAAAAGGGTATGGTATCTTTTGGGACAATTATTCGGCATCACAATTTTATGGAGCCGAAGCCGGTAATACGAAGTTTAAGTATGTGTCCGAAAGTGGTAAGCAAGTAAACTATTATTTCTTTTACGGGCCCGATTTCGATCAGATCATCAATTCATACCGCATAGCTACAGGTAAGGCTCCCATGTTTCCTAAATGGTCTTTCGGGCTGTTTCAGTCGCAAGACCGTTATATGAGCCAAACCGAAATTATTTCAGTTAAAAACAAGTACCGCAACGCCAATATCCCGGTTGATGCCATAGTGCAGGATTGGTATTACTGGGATCCGCTGCCTATTGGCTCACATGTAATGAAGCCCGAACGTTACCCAAACCCCAAATCCTTGGTTGATGAGTTGCATAAAGCCAACATACACGCCATGATATCTATATGGCCTGTGTTTGGCAAAGGCACACCCAATTATGATGCCCTTAAAAAAACGGGCGGTTTAACCAATATTACGTGGGATAATGTGGTGACCCATACTTTTGATACTTATTATGATGCACATAGTCCGCAAGCCCGCAACCTGTATTGGCAACAGGCACGCGATAGCTTAGTAAAACGTTACGGCTGGGATGCCTGGTGGGTTGACCAATGTGAGCCCGACAATGGCGCTTTGCTTGATGAACGCCGTAAAGATACTTTTTGGACAGGGCGGGGGATAGATTATTTTAACACCTACTCTTTAGAGCATACTAAAGGCTTGTACAAAGGCTGGCGCAATGATATTGCCAACAAGCGGGCATTTTTCCTGGTAAGGCAGGCGTTTGCCGGGCAGCAGCGCAATGCCACTACTTTATGGTCGTCAGATATTACTTGCACGTTCGATGCTTTTAAGAGCCAGGTGCCACAGGGTATTAATGCTTGTGCTTCGGGCATGCCATACTGGACGTCGGATATTGGCGGTTACCATTTGGGCTGGAAAGCCGCCGACTGGTCTCTGCCCGAAAACCAGGAGCTGTTTACACGCTGGTTTCAATTTGGCGTGTTCAGTCCAATATTTCGTATACACGGCAAAGGAGAGCGTGCCCTGTTTTCAAATAACTGGAGCGACGAAACCAAAGCCAATTTGCTTTTTTACGATAAACTCCGGTATCGGCTACTGCCTTATATTTACTCGCTGGCCGGGCAGGTAACTCAAAATAATTACACCATAATGCGGGCGCTTACCTTTGATTTCCGGAAAGACGAAAAGGTATATAGCATACCCGACGAATATATGTTTGGTCCGGCATTTTTGGTTAACCCCGTTACCGAACAATTGTATACAGGAACAAATTCCGCTAAAGGCAAACATACCCGCACAGTATATCTGCCTGTAGCTGCCGGCTGGTATGATTTCTGGACTGGTAAACGCTATAACGGTGGTCAGCAGTTTGAGGTTGATGTGCCCTTGACTACTATTCCCTTATATGTTCGCGCAGGTTCAATAGTGCCTATGGGGCCAGTAATGCAATATGCTACCGAAAAACCTTCTACAGAATTAGAGTTACGTATTTATCCCGGAGCTAACGGTAAGTTTGAATTTTACGAAGATGAGAACGATAATTACAATTATGAAAAAGGCCATTACGCAACCTTCACTTTAAATTGGAACGACCAAAAACATCAGCTTACCATATCAGCTACCAAAGGCAACTTTAAGGGGATGCTTAAAATTCGAAAATTCAATATTGTGTTGATGAAAGAAGGCTATGGTGCAAATATTGAAGCGGATAAGTTTAATAAAATGATTACTTATAAAGGTAAACCTTTAATGGTAACTGTAAATTGA